From a region of the Methanobacterium formicicum DSM 3637 genome:
- a CDS encoding AI-2E family transporter, whose translation MISQIKKMSSSTIFPLLLLLTILSLVVLSPIVTMVIFGAILAYYVRFISCRIKPYVKYDTLSIFLGMILLTIPIALLLYFTITQILGISSLLLGSVQQATAVNSTMDLSHINGAVEKLGLSPAITQNITDAIKSGILQLLSTITNSLINMVSSIPALAAQILILIFSIFYFARDGDKIVQYIKDVVPDKDKGFYREVLNGADDVLKSIIVGNIIPAAILGVLSGVVYYFLGYPYVILLAIISGIAMFIPIIGPWIVYGAIGLFSILTGNTTQGILVIIFGWIIETTTDFYIRPRISVQYSEVHPLVFLLGFIYGAVTMGIPGLFIGPLILGITYAAYKVYRQERLKSKQAND comes from the coding sequence ATGATTTCACAAATTAAAAAAATGTCCTCTTCAACCATATTTCCACTCTTATTACTTTTAACCATTTTATCCCTGGTAGTTTTATCTCCCATCGTAACTATGGTGATTTTTGGGGCTATTCTGGCCTATTACGTACGTTTCATTTCCTGTAGGATCAAACCTTACGTTAAATACGATACATTATCTATTTTCCTGGGAATGATCCTCCTGACCATCCCCATTGCACTACTGTTGTATTTTACCATCACCCAGATTTTAGGTATTTCCAGTTTACTCCTGGGTTCGGTTCAGCAGGCCACTGCAGTAAACTCCACCATGGACTTAAGCCACATCAATGGTGCAGTGGAAAAACTGGGCCTTTCACCAGCTATCACCCAGAACATCACTGATGCCATAAAATCAGGGATCCTGCAACTCTTATCTACCATAACCAATTCATTAATCAATATGGTTAGTTCTATTCCTGCTTTAGCTGCACAAATCCTTATATTGATCTTTTCAATATTCTATTTTGCCAGAGACGGGGATAAAATAGTTCAATACATAAAAGACGTGGTACCAGATAAGGATAAAGGTTTCTACCGTGAAGTCCTCAATGGTGCTGATGATGTCCTGAAGAGTATCATAGTTGGTAACATCATCCCAGCAGCCATCCTGGGTGTCCTCTCAGGAGTGGTGTACTACTTCCTGGGTTATCCCTACGTGATCTTACTGGCCATAATCAGCGGAATAGCCATGTTCATACCCATAATTGGACCATGGATAGTATACGGGGCCATAGGACTTTTCAGTATCCTCACTGGAAACACAACCCAGGGAATACTGGTAATTATCTTTGGCTGGATAATTGAAACCACCACCGACTTCTACATCCGCCCCCGCATTTCAGTCCAGTACTCAGAGGTACATCCACTGGTATTCCTACTGGGATTCATCTACGGGGCAGTGACCATGGGAATTCCAGGACTCTTCATAGGACCACTCATACTGGGAATAACCTACGCCGCCTACAAGGTTTACAGACAGGAAAGATTAAAATCAAAACAGGCAAATGATTAA
- a CDS encoding isoprenylcysteine carboxylmethyltransferase family protein: protein MAIISQNVWGLIFFILFIAGLIIRMKKEEKELILKFGEEYLEYMNNTPRLFPRV, encoded by the coding sequence GTGGCCATTATATCACAGAATGTATGGGGCTTGATTTTTTTCATTTTATTCATAGCTGGATTGATCATTAGAATGAAGAAAGAAGAGAAGGAATTAATCCTCAAGTTTGGTGAAGAATACCTAGAATACATGAATAATACTCCCCGGTTGTTTCCAAGAGTTTGA
- a CDS encoding flavodoxin family protein, whose translation MKVIGFNGSPREGSNTGIMIEEILKGASEAGASTELFNLSAMNIAPCKACMHCKANEGECGTDDDMQIVYSQIRDADAFILGSPVYMWQMNAQAKLFTDRLFANFKTGFEEKYGQKSMALVFSQNNPDENMFKEYFYYTRNMFDFLGYNVVDMLTSTENSIPGEVKNKKEVMDQAREIGWELVKG comes from the coding sequence ATGAAAGTAATTGGATTTAATGGAAGCCCCCGGGAGGGGAGTAACACTGGAATTATGATTGAAGAAATATTAAAGGGTGCCAGTGAAGCAGGAGCGAGTACTGAACTTTTCAATCTGAGCGCAATGAATATCGCCCCCTGTAAGGCATGCATGCACTGCAAGGCGAATGAGGGAGAATGTGGTACTGACGATGATATGCAGATTGTCTACTCCCAGATAAGAGATGCAGATGCATTTATACTGGGATCCCCTGTTTACATGTGGCAGATGAATGCCCAGGCAAAGCTCTTTACTGACCGGCTTTTTGCCAACTTCAAAACTGGATTTGAAGAAAAATACGGCCAAAAAAGCATGGCTCTGGTATTCTCACAGAACAACCCTGATGAAAACATGTTTAAGGAATACTTTTACTACACCCGTAACATGTTCGACTTTTTAGGTTACAATGTGGTGGACATGCTCACCTCAACAGAAAACAGTATTCCAGGAGAAGTTAAAAACAAAAAAGAGGTTATGGACCAGGCCAGGGAAATTGGTTGGGAATTAGTCAAGGGATAA
- a CDS encoding ATP-binding protein, which translates to MKRDVIKINEEKCNGCGSCVTGCPEGALQVIDGKARLVSDLFCDGLGACIGDCPEGAIEIEKREAEPYDEYKVMENIVKAGPNVTKAHLKHLHEHGQTKYLNEALSFLKGKNIEVPDYEEEAPLACGCPGSAMQVPEPKSGSGESPQILSAELGNWPVQLQLLNPNAPYLKHADLLITADCVPFAYPNFHQRFLKDKILIILCPKLDKTIEEYVDKLSEIFTNQDIKSITIVHMEVPCCSGIEVIVKRALEKAQKNIIIKDYTISINGEII; encoded by the coding sequence ATGAAAAGGGATGTTATCAAAATCAATGAAGAAAAATGTAATGGATGTGGCAGTTGTGTTACCGGGTGCCCTGAGGGTGCACTGCAGGTCATCGATGGTAAGGCCCGTTTGGTAAGTGATCTTTTCTGTGATGGACTGGGGGCCTGTATTGGAGACTGCCCCGAGGGGGCCATAGAGATTGAAAAAAGAGAAGCTGAACCATATGATGAATACAAGGTCATGGAGAATATTGTAAAAGCTGGTCCTAACGTTACCAAGGCCCATCTGAAACATCTTCATGAACATGGTCAGACCAAATACTTAAACGAAGCTCTCAGCTTCTTAAAAGGAAAAAATATTGAAGTACCAGATTATGAAGAGGAAGCACCCCTGGCCTGTGGATGCCCTGGTTCGGCAATGCAGGTTCCAGAGCCCAAGTCTGGAAGTGGGGAATCTCCACAGATTCTAAGTGCAGAACTGGGTAACTGGCCAGTACAGCTGCAGCTTCTAAATCCCAATGCACCCTACCTTAAACATGCGGATCTACTCATTACTGCCGATTGTGTACCCTTTGCCTACCCAAACTTTCATCAAAGATTCTTGAAGGACAAGATTCTGATAATTCTCTGCCCTAAACTGGATAAGACCATTGAGGAATACGTGGATAAGTTATCTGAGATTTTCACCAATCAGGATATAAAATCCATTACCATAGTGCACATGGAAGTTCCCTGCTGCTCTGGTATTGAAGTGATAGTCAAACGTGCCCTGGAAAAAGCCCAGAAGAATATAATCATTAAGGACTACACCATTTCCATAAATGGGGAAATAATTTAA
- a CDS encoding abortive infection family protein, producing MLYPIRDLFFRRMERLEGKIPDYYSYDLDNKVRFKIINHILDNTGDEELSDLIGTLRMELGREISDNLYNNEIIEGFLYSCDENEFLSAIEILISLKYDDSPLYRILVEGSRSVVKSTGKTIERPPNPQFVKKEEEFKEFINIINEIFRIDKIGYEIVPVSLPKLPYIVVPFNSQYLYVETIREPLLLLNDTNFRGPLNEFERALDDYRYEKYDDAIHKANKSYESTLKTILKKKNHDFNPAKEKISTLVQKVQDETDIIDSSFRDLVSPFFSVLKKGPNIIRNMEGIGHGQGVDIKEMEKSYADFVLRLTGTYIVFLIERYNEVEYSDDKQ from the coding sequence ATGTTATATCCAATAAGAGATTTATTTTTCCGACGAATGGAAAGACTAGAAGGGAAAATCCCAGATTACTATTCTTATGATCTTGATAATAAAGTCAGATTTAAGATTATTAATCATATTCTGGACAATACTGGTGATGAAGAGCTATCTGATCTTATTGGCACACTTAGAATGGAGTTAGGGCGAGAAATATCAGATAATTTATATAATAATGAGATCATTGAAGGTTTTTTGTATTCATGTGATGAAAATGAATTTCTTTCAGCAATTGAAATCTTGATTAGCTTAAAGTATGATGATAGTCCATTATATCGGATCTTAGTAGAAGGATCACGAAGTGTGGTAAAAAGCACTGGAAAAACAATTGAAAGACCTCCCAACCCTCAATTTGTTAAAAAAGAAGAAGAATTTAAAGAATTCATTAATATAATTAATGAAATTTTCAGGATAGATAAAATAGGCTATGAAATTGTTCCTGTCAGTTTACCAAAATTACCATATATTGTTGTACCATTTAACTCGCAGTATTTGTATGTTGAAACAATCAGAGAACCTTTACTTTTATTGAATGATACAAACTTTAGGGGTCCATTAAATGAGTTTGAACGTGCTTTGGATGATTACAGATATGAAAAATATGATGACGCAATTCATAAAGCTAACAAATCTTATGAAAGTACCCTAAAAACAATTTTAAAGAAAAAAAATCATGATTTTAATCCTGCTAAGGAAAAAATATCAACACTTGTGCAAAAAGTTCAGGATGAGACAGATATAATTGATTCTAGTTTTAGAGATTTAGTAAGTCCATTTTTTTCCGTTTTAAAGAAGGGCCCAAATATTATTAGAAATATGGAGGGTATTGGGCATGGACAAGGAGTAGATATTAAAGAGATGGAAAAAAGTTATGCAGATTTTGTTCTGAGACTTACAGGGACATATATTGTTTTTCTCATTGAAAGGTACAATGAAGTTGAATATAGTGATGATAAACAATAG